In Sordaria macrospora chromosome 3, complete sequence, a single genomic region encodes these proteins:
- a CDS encoding mitochondrial 54S ribosomal protein uL10m, with the protein MSFRLSRPAVRGLGSAIKSSRISSRSAALLMPSTSTSAFSTASPQRAALPGHLRLPDDYVPPTQPPSARPVDTRKSQLLRTYTSMLRSTPLMLIFQHNNLTAIEWAAIRRELSLALSKVPVPESAPDITSKIHLQVVRTRIFDVALKTVEFFDPSTVEPTMATTVAGTKVPATYNHDLSKHAWKAVKEATKNEEAIEKTVYGQLAPLLVGPVAILTLPSVSPAHLGAALSVLAPSPPAFPAPSRKKNPGYYDLTCQSGLQKLMLVGGRIEGKAFDYDGIKWVGGIENGLEGLRAQLVHMLQSAGMGLTSVLEGAGKSLWLTMESRRSVLEEEQNPKKEGEAAEEKKE; encoded by the coding sequence ATGTCCTTCAGACTAAGTCGCCCGGCCGTCCGCGGCCTGGGTTCTGCCATCAAGTCTTCCAGAATCTCGTCCAGGTCGGCCGCCCTGTTGAtgccctccacctccacatCCGCCTTCTCGACGGCCTCACCACAACGCGCCGCACTCCCCGGCCACCTCAGGCTACCCGACGACTATGTGCCGCCCACCCAACCCCCGAGCGCCCGTCCCGTCGATACGCGCAAGTCGCAACTTCTGCGCACTTACACCTCGATGCTCCGCTCGACCCCCCTGATGCTCATCTTCCAACACAACAACCTTACCGCTATCGAGTGGGCTGCGATAAGGCGAGAGCTGAGCCTTGCCCTCAGCAAGGTTCCCGTTCCCGAAAGCGCTCCCGATATCACCTCCAAGATCCACCTCCAGGTTGTCCGCACGCGCATCTTCGACGTTGCGCTCAAGACCGTCGAGTTCTTCGACCCTTCTACAGTGGAGCCcaccatggccacgacagTTGCCGGTACCAAGGTTCCTGCTACATACAACCACGATCTGTCGAAGCACGCGTGGAAGGCTGTGAAGGAGGCTACCAAGAACGAGGAGGCCATTGAGAAGACCGTTTACGGCCAGCTCGCTCCTCTGCTTGTCGGACCTGTCGCCATTCTCACCCTGCCCTCCGTGTCGCCGGCGCATCTCGGTGCTGCCCTGAGCGTCCTCGCTCCCAGTCCCCCGGCCTTCCCTGCGCCcagcaggaagaagaaccccGGTTATTATGATCTCACCTGCCAGTCTGGTCTGCAGAAGCTCATGCTCGTCGGTGGTCGCATCGAGGGCAAGGCCTTCGACTACGACGGCATCAAGTGGGTTGGTGGCATCGAGAACGGCCTCGAGGGTCTGCGCGCCCAGCTCGTGCACATGTTGCAGAGCGCCGGCATGGGTCTTACCAGCGTTTTGGAGGGTGCTGGCAAGAGCCTCTGGCTTACCATGGAGAGCCGCAGAAGTGTCttagaggaggagcagaaccccaagaaggagggcgaggccgcggaggagaagaaggagtag